A region of the Microbulbifer pacificus genome:
GCGCGCCAGCAACTCATCCACCGCAAAAGGCTTGGTGAGGTAGTCGTCGGCACCCGCGTCCAACCCCTGCACTTTCGACGGCAGGTCGTCGCGGGCGGTGAGAATCAGTACCGGGGTTTTTATCTGCTGGCCGCGCAGGGCTTTCAGTACCGCCAACCCGTCCATATCCGGCAGGCCGAGATCGAGCACCACGAGGTCCGGCTGCGCCGCCACCGCGAGCGCGACACCCTTGCTGCCGGACGGGGTGTGGTCAACGGCATAACCGGCGTGACGCAATGCGGTGGTGATTCCTTCCGCCAGGGAATGATCGTCTTCAATCAACAGTATCCGCATGCATCACCGTCGGTCGCTATTCCTTTGTTAATGCAGCTTCTGCTGGATTTTCGCCTGCAGTTGCTTGATCTGGCCGAGACGTCCTTCGCTCGCCACCGGGCGCTCCAGGTCCGCGGGACCATGCTCGGCGCGATTCGCGTAGGCCATCGCCTGGGCGTAGTCCTTCTGCTGGAAAAGATAGTCCGCATAAAAGTAATTTGCGTCCATATCGTCGGCGCCGAATTCCAGCCCCTTCAACAGCAAGGTCTGTGCCTTTTTATCATCACCAAAGCCAATGGGCCAGCCAGGCACCTGATAATACAAGGAGCCGAGGCTGGTGTAGGCCGCGCCATCCAGCACACTGCCATCCAGCGAGATGGCCTTTTCCAGGTCCGCCTTCGCCGCCTTCACGATCGGCAGCGCACCGATTCCACCCTTGGCACCGGCGTGGGAGGCGCGAATGATTCCACTCCAGGTCCACACCGCTGCGTTATCCGGGTAGCGGGCCGTCACCGCACTGGCTTTTTCAGACAAAGCGGCGAGTTTGTCGGCGCGCTGCTTTTCCGGTGTGCGGTACTGGATTTCCGCCCAATGGCGCTGTAAATCGTGAACTTCCTGCTCGGCGGTCTGCGCCAGTGATGGCATCGCCACTGCGCCGACCAGTAAAAACAGCAGGCTGCGCAGACAGGTGGCGAGATTCACTCTGATCCCGGTGAACTGAGTCATCATGGAGTTTCTCCTTGTGGATGCTGTAGATGGTTTTGCTCTGCGAACCGGCGAATTACCGGCATTTTTTTGACAAGTGCACTGTCTACCAGCGACGGCAGCAGCGCATTGACCTTGATAAACAAACGCTCCGGCCAACCCATAAAGCGACGCGCACTGCGCCCGCCCTCGAGCAGTGCCACACACTGCTCGGCCACCAGTTGCGGGGAGTCCGCGTGATTGCCCAATGCGCGGTTGAGGCCTACCACCGCGTCCGTATTCAGTGAGGTATCCACCGCGCGCGGGGCAAGATAGTGAACCCTGACGCGGCTGTCGCCGAGTTCCCTGCGCAAAGCTTCGGTGAAACCGTGCAGGCCGGATTTACTCGCACCGTAGATGCTGAAGCCCGGGTGGCCGATATGGCCGAAGGCCGAACCGATATTGATAACCGCCCCCTGTTTACTCTGCTGCAGCAGTGCCAACAGATCGCGGGTGAGCGCCATCGGCACCAGCAGATTGGTTTCGAGAATCGAGCGCATGGCGGCATCGTCGGTATCGCCAAGCAGCGCAAAGCGCGCAACGCCCGCGTTGTTGATCAGCACATCCACACCACCGGGCAGGGAACGGCAGGTGCGCAACAGTTCGAGGCGCTGTTGCGGATCGAGCAGGTCTGCGGGCACCACCAAATGTCGGTGCGCATCGGGCAGCGAGTTGCACAGCTGCTCCAGAGCCATTTTATTGCGCCCCTGCAGTAGCAGGCGGTGTCCGCGCGCGGCCAGGCTGTGCGCAAGCGCATGGCCAATACCGCCACTGGCGCCGGTGAGCAGGATGTTCAATTCGTTACTGGCTTTATTAGCGGCACGCATATCAGGCGACCTCCGCCAGCGCGCAGTTGGCCGCGACTTCGCGGAAAATTCCCGCGTACAGGCGATAGATGGCGCGCGCGCTGTGCACGATAGCCTGCTGGTCTTCGGGGTTTTCGATCTTGTTCATCAGTCCCTGGAAAAATGCCACGTGCCCCACATCCAGTGCGCCGTGGGAGCTCAGGTAGCTGAATGCCTTGCTGGGCAGGTTCAGGGATTTCTGGATGGCACCGGCCGCCATATCCGCGAGCTGGATACTGGTGCCTTCCAGTACATTGACCATGCCGAAGAAACCGAGGGGGTTGCCGCGGGCGATGGTGTCGTAGGCATAGGCCACCATCAGTTCGGTACTGAAATTCGGCTTGCTGCGACGCACCGCTTCGGCGTCGGCGCCACAGGCAGCGATGTCATTCAGGATCCACTCCTGGTGGCCGATTTCCTCCTCGATGTACTCCGCCAGCGCGACCCGCAGCCACTCCTGACGCTCGGTCAGGCGACTGCCGCAGGCCATCATCAGCGGGACCGTGTGCTTCACATGGTGGTAGGCCTGGGAGAGAAATCCGACATACTCCTCGAGGGTGATTTCGCCGCGCGCGCCGCGCTGGATCACGGGAAGACTGAGCAGTTGCTGACGCTCGGATTCGGTCTCACGCTGTAACTGGTCGAAAAAATTCATCAGGCAACTCCTGGGTTTTGATCACCGGGAATAGACGCCGGTGCGCTAGAGAAAGTTTTTTGTGCATTTGCTTGATCGCGATCACCGCGATAGAGGCCTTCGATCACCGCGGCATAGCGCTCGGCGATGCGATCGCGGCGCGGACGACCATTGGCGGTGAGCAGGCCATCGGCAAAGGTGAGCGGTTGCGTAAGTGGGGCCCAGCGGCGGATGCGGGCGTAATCCGGCAGCACGCGGTTGACCGACTCGATCCATCGTTCGATCTGCGTTGCGTCGGTACCCGGTCGCGGCAACAACAGCGCGCTGCAATAGGGGCGCGCATCGCCGACCACCACGCACTGCAGTACTTCCTGCGCGCGCAGCAGTTCGCTCTCGATCCACTCCGGGGAAATGTTGCGGCCGTAGGAGCTGATCAGAATGTTTTTCTTGCGCCCGGTGATATGCAGGAAACCATCGCTATCGCGGGAGCCCAGATCGCCGGTGGCGAGCCAGCCGTCACGGCTCCCACTATCGTCTTCTGTCCCCCCCAGATAACCGAGATAGCGCGGACCGCGCACCACGATCTCGCCATCCCGCAGTGCAATTTCACAGTGCGGCAGCGGTTTACCCGCGGCGCCCTCGCGCACCGCGCCGGGAAGGTTCAGCGCGACCACCGAACCGCATTCGGACAGGCCATAGCCCTCGTACACCGGCAGGCCACGACTGGTCGCTTCGCGCAGCAGATCGGCGGAGACCTTGCCACCGCCCACCGCCACAAAGCGCAGGGTGGGCGGCGGCTGCCAGCCGAAGTTATCCACCTGATCCAGCAGCGACTTCAGAATCTGCGGCAGCAGGATCAGGCTGTCGGGCTGGTGTTCGTCGATGCAGGCACACAGGCGCTGCATATCCAGTTGCGAGCTGCCGGAGAAACCGAGCCTTTCCAGTCCCGGCACCAGTGCGGTACCCCCCAGCAGCCAGCAGGTGTAGGCTCCGGCGACGTTTTCCAGCAGGGTCGCCAGCGGCAGCAGGCACATGTGGGTGGCACAGCGCAGCGGTGCCAGACTCACCGCCAGCGCCTCGGCGGTGGCGAACTGGGTCGCATTGGAAAGACACACGCCGCGCGGGGTACCAGTGGAACCGGAGGTGAAGGTGATCTTGGCGGTGTCCGCGGGCAGTTTCGCCGGTTGAACCTGGGTACAGGGCAGCAGGGTCATACCGGCAAATGCCTCACCCGCGCCGAATACCGGGGCGTCGGCAAAATAACCGGGCATGTCCGTCAGCAGTGCCTGCAGGCCACTGGTACTGATGGTGTGCTGCAGCTGTTGCGGGGAAAAAAAGCCAGGCAGCGGCACCAGCGTAACCCCGGCCAGCTGGCAGGCGAGATCCACCAGCAGCCAGCGGGGACCGTTGTTGGCAAACAGGCCAACCACCTGCAAGTCGCGGGCATTCAATGCGGCGGCGATGGCGGTCACTTCCTGCAGCAGCTCGCCGTAGGTAAATCCCTCGTGGTCGCCGAGCAGCGCGGCGCGGCCGGGATAGGCTTCCGCGGTAGCGCGCAGGCTCTCAAGCAGCGGGGAGTTGGTCTTCGAGATATCGGTCATACGCTCGCCTCCACCAGCTGCCGGGCGAAGGCGGCAGCCTGCGGCCGGCACACCTCCAGCAGCTCGCTGATCAGCGGACGCTCCAGGCGCCGCTCGCGCTCGGCCCTGACATTGACGGCGACTACCGCGGGGCGGGTGTTGTAGTAGGTCCCCCAGTCCGCCAGTTCCGCGCCCAGGCGGGCGCCATCGGCACGGCACAGCACCAGCTGGTCGTCGGTGAGCTTTTGCAGCAGGTGCTGCACTTCGGGAGTGGCGGTGAAGATGGCCCAGGTGAGGTCGGCGGCGGCAAACAGCTCCGCCAGCATCAGAAACAGCAGGCGGCTGCCGCCGCGGGCCGTGGCCACCAGGTTGCCGATCTCGACGATATCCTCACGGTTTACCGGTACACCCGCGCGGGATTCCAGCAGGGACTCCACCGGCTCGTCGAGATACTGCTCGAGGAACAGCGGCTCACTGCCTGCCCGGCGCATGCCGAGTACCCCGTGTATCCGCTGGCCCTTACCGTAGGAGAGTAACCAGGGCATGTAGTGCCGCAACTGGGCGCCATAAACCTGCTGGAACTGCCCGGCAATACAGGATTCCACCGCGGCGCGCCCGGCAGCGCCAGTGCCGCTGAACTGGAACGCGAGGGGGGAGCTGGCCTCACTGTCCTGGCTGTCGGGGCTCACTTCGCCATTTGTGCCAAAGCGCTCGGAAACCACCGGCTCGGAACCAAAGGTGTTGAGATAGCCAGCAAACTCACCGGACCGGGGCTGGAGTGCATACTGCGAGCGGACATCCACTGCCATTTCCTTTTCTCCTGGTAGAAATCGGATATGAGCAGTCTACGGGGGCTAAATTAAGACAAACTTAAGATTCCCAATCTGGCGCCGGATCCCGCCTACGCTGTGGTCCCGAGCTAACCCGCCGGCTCCAGCAACACCAGGTCGTAGCCGGTATCCAGGGTCACCGTGTCGCCGGCTACCGTGGCCTCCGCCCCGGAATAGGCGTCCCGTACGGCAGTGCCCTCGTCGAATACACCGGATACCGGTATCACCTTTTCCCCCGAAGCTAGATCCAGCGCGACCAGTACCCTGTCGCCCTCCAGCGTGCGCGAGAAGATCAGCGGGGCCTGCCGGTGAACCCTGTGCTCACCGGCGCCTATGGCGGGATGTGCGCGGCGGAAATGCAGCAGTTTCTGCCAGTGGGCCAATACTTGCTGCGTCGCCGGATCGGCAAGTTCGTCCCAGTTCATAGGCGAACGCAACTGTGCATCGTAAATCGCCTGCGCGTCCGTCAGCCTCCTGGCGGTCTCATCGCCGTAATAAACCTGCACTGCACCGGGCGCCAACAGCAGTTTGGTGGCGGACTCAATGGTGCGGCTGCGATCGCGATCGAAGCTGTCGAGATCATCGTGGGAACTGATGTAACTCAGTATCCCGGCCCCTTTCAGATCCCCGTCGATCAGGTCGACCGCATACTGCTGAAACAGGTCGGCGGGAGATTGCTCCGCCTGATGCACGAAGCCCATATTGATCAGGCTGTCGAAACCGTACTGGTAAAAATCTACCTTGCGGTCGCCGAAGTCGTACTGGCGACCATCGCTGTTCCAGAAGTTATCCACACCGAAACCGTACACCTCGCCGAGCATAAAAAATGGCTTATCGTCGATTTTTTTGTCCGGGTATTGCTGCCTCCACTGGGCCAGCGCGTCCTCCGCTTCCAGCTTCAGCTCCGCCCAGAATTCCGGTTCCACATGCTTGGCGGTGTCCACGCGAAAGCCATCGACGCCGTATTCCCGCACCCATTCGGTGAGCCATTTCATCAGATGATAGCGGGGCGCACGCGGGTGTCCGGTGCGGGCAAAAAAACTGTTGAGCTCCGCAAGCTCCTGTTCCAGACGCCCTTCCTGCTGCCATTTTTGCTGCAGGAATGGCGGAACCTCCACGGTAGCATCGCTTTCCGTGAGTATGTCCGGCAGGTGATCGGTCAGGGTGCAGGTGACATTGCCGGCAAACCCGGACCAGTCGCACACGGGTGCCGTGCGCACCCAGTCCGATGGCCACAACGGGTCCTGGGATGTTTCCGGGCCGGTGTGGTTAGCGATCACATCGAGCAGTACACGAATGCCCTGACTGTGGGCTTTGTCGATCAATTCCTGCAAATCCGCCTCACTGCCGAAATTGGCATCGACGGCCGTCCAGTCTTTTGGCCAGTAGCCGTGGTAGGCGTAGGTGCGCCCGGAGCTTTCCAGGTAACCGTGGATATTCTCCACAATCGGCGACATCCAGATGGCGTCGATGCCCAGCGCGGAAAAATAACCTTCATCCAGTTTGTCGATCACGCCGCGCAGATCGCCGCCGAGAAATCCCCGCAGCGGCGCGCCATCGGCCTGGCGGCTGTAGGCGAGATCATTGGTGACATCGCCGTTACTGAACCTGTCCGGCAGCAGGAAATAGATACTCGCATTGCGCCAGTAGGGATCGATGGAAATTTCCGGGAGTGGTGCGGGCGCCGGCGCAGGCACGGGCGTTGTAGGTGCGGACGCTGAATTCCCGTCGCCTCCGCCCGAGCCACAAGCGGCGATAAAACAGCAGCAGAGCAACAACAGCCATCGTTCGATTCTCATCACGTAACCCTTCCTTGACAGATTATTTTTAAAATTTTGGCGATGCGCGGGCAAAAAAAAGCCGGTATCAGGCCATATCTGATACCGGCAAGCCTTTCGACGAAGAAAGATAAGGTTGGGGAGTCACATGCAGCCAGCGGCTGCCATCAAGAGATCATTACCAGGTAAATCCGTATTACTGATTCGCACTCAGCTCGGTTTGCTCCGGGGCACCCAGCAGCAAGACATCGAACTCGGTATCGAAGGTCAAGACGCCGTTTTCGACTCGCGCTTCAACACCGGAGTAATAGTCTTTTACCAGTGCGCCTTCCGCAAACACATCAGCGGCCTTCACCACCTTTTCCCCTGCGGGCATATCCACAGCCACCATCACGCGGTCGTTATCCAGCGTGCGGGAAAAGACGTAGGGCGCGGCACTGATCTGCTGATGCACACCCGCGCCAACCGCAAGATGAGACTGGCGGAATCGCCCCAGCTTCTGCCAGTGAGCGAGAATATCGCTGGTGTTGGCGTTTTGCAGGCTGCTCCAGTCCATCGGCACACGCATGGAGGCATCGCCGTAAGCCTGTTCATCGATCATCGGGCGCGCGATCTCATCGCCGTAATAAATCTGTGCCGCGCCCGGTGCCAGCATCAGTTTCAGCGCGGCACTTTTTACCTGCTTACGCTCGCGGTCGTAGGAACCCTGGTCGTCGTGGGAGCCGAGGTAATTCAGCACTGAAACGCCTTCCAGGGCGCCGCCGTGCAGGATGCCGGAGTAAGTACTGAAAATACTTTCCATATCCTTTGCGGCGTGGGAGGCGAAGCCCATATTGATCAGGCTGTCGAACCCGTAATTGAAGAAGTCCACCTTGCGATCGCCGTAGTCATAGAAACGGCCATCGCTGTTGGCAAAATTATCCACACCGAAGTGATACACCTCGCCGACCATAAAAAACTCGCGGTCGTCGAGCTTTTTGTCGGTATTGGCCGCCTTCCACTCCGCCAGCGCGACGCTGGCCTCTTTCTTCAGGACCGCCCAGATTTCCGGCTCGGTGTGCTTCACGGTATCCACGCGGAAACCGTCCACACCGTACTCGCGCACCCAGTCGGTGAGCCATTTGACGATGTAGTACTTGGGCGCGCGCGGGTAACCGGTGCGTGCGAAGAAGGCATCCAGCTCCGCCTGCTCCTGATCCAGGCGGCCTTCACCGCGCCACTTTTCAACCAGCTGTGGCGGCAGCTCAACCGGTGTTTCACTCTCGGTGAGAATGTCCGGCAGGTTGTTGGTCAGTGCGCACTGCACATTCTGTGCGAAGCTGCTCCAGTCGCACTGGGGATTGGTGCGCACCCAGTCGGCGGGCCACAGCGGGTCTTCGCTGGTGACAGGGCCGGTGTGGTTGATGATCACATCCATCAGGATGCGTACACCCTTGTTGTGGGCCTTTTCAATCAGCT
Encoded here:
- a CDS encoding alpha-amylase family glycosyl hydrolase, which translates into the protein MRIERWLLLLCCCFIAACGSGGGDGNSASAPTTPVPAPAPAPLPEISIDPYWRNASIYFLLPDRFSNGDVTNDLAYSRQADGAPLRGFLGGDLRGVIDKLDEGYFSALGIDAIWMSPIVENIHGYLESSGRTYAYHGYWPKDWTAVDANFGSEADLQELIDKAHSQGIRVLLDVIANHTGPETSQDPLWPSDWVRTAPVCDWSGFAGNVTCTLTDHLPDILTESDATVEVPPFLQQKWQQEGRLEQELAELNSFFARTGHPRAPRYHLMKWLTEWVREYGVDGFRVDTAKHVEPEFWAELKLEAEDALAQWRQQYPDKKIDDKPFFMLGEVYGFGVDNFWNSDGRQYDFGDRKVDFYQYGFDSLINMGFVHQAEQSPADLFQQYAVDLIDGDLKGAGILSYISSHDDLDSFDRDRSRTIESATKLLLAPGAVQVYYGDETARRLTDAQAIYDAQLRSPMNWDELADPATQQVLAHWQKLLHFRRAHPAIGAGEHRVHRQAPLIFSRTLEGDRVLVALDLASGEKVIPVSGVFDEGTAVRDAYSGAEATVAGDTVTLDTGYDLVLLEPAG
- a CDS encoding AMP-binding protein encodes the protein MTDISKTNSPLLESLRATAEAYPGRAALLGDHEGFTYGELLQEVTAIAAALNARDLQVVGLFANNGPRWLLVDLACQLAGVTLVPLPGFFSPQQLQHTISTSGLQALLTDMPGYFADAPVFGAGEAFAGMTLLPCTQVQPAKLPADTAKITFTSGSTGTPRGVCLSNATQFATAEALAVSLAPLRCATHMCLLPLATLLENVAGAYTCWLLGGTALVPGLERLGFSGSSQLDMQRLCACIDEHQPDSLILLPQILKSLLDQVDNFGWQPPPTLRFVAVGGGKVSADLLREATSRGLPVYEGYGLSECGSVVALNLPGAVREGAAGKPLPHCEIALRDGEIVVRGPRYLGYLGGTEDDSGSRDGWLATGDLGSRDSDGFLHITGRKKNILISSYGRNISPEWIESELLRAQEVLQCVVVGDARPYCSALLLPRPGTDATQIERWIESVNRVLPDYARIRRWAPLTQPLTFADGLLTANGRPRRDRIAERYAAVIEGLYRGDRDQANAQKTFSSAPASIPGDQNPGVA
- a CDS encoding SDR family oxidoreductase, translated to MRAANKASNELNILLTGASGGIGHALAHSLAARGHRLLLQGRNKMALEQLCNSLPDAHRHLVVPADLLDPQQRLELLRTCRSLPGGVDVLINNAGVARFALLGDTDDAAMRSILETNLLVPMALTRDLLALLQQSKQGAVINIGSAFGHIGHPGFSIYGASKSGLHGFTEALRRELGDSRVRVHYLAPRAVDTSLNTDAVVGLNRALGNHADSPQLVAEQCVALLEGGRSARRFMGWPERLFIKVNALLPSLVDSALVKKMPVIRRFAEQNHLQHPQGETP
- a CDS encoding tetratricopeptide repeat protein, whose protein sequence is MMTQFTGIRVNLATCLRSLLFLLVGAVAMPSLAQTAEQEVHDLQRHWAEIQYRTPEKQRADKLAALSEKASAVTARYPDNAAVWTWSGIIRASHAGAKGGIGALPIVKAAKADLEKAISLDGSVLDGAAYTSLGSLYYQVPGWPIGFGDDKKAQTLLLKGLEFGADDMDANYFYADYLFQQKDYAQAMAYANRAEHGPADLERPVASEGRLGQIKQLQAKIQQKLH
- a CDS encoding response regulator transcription factor, with the translated sequence MRILLIEDDHSLAEGITTALRHAGYAVDHTPSGSKGVALAVAAQPDLVVLDLGLPDMDGLAVLKALRGQQIKTPVLILTARDDLPSKVQGLDAGADDYLTKPFAVDELLARLRALERRGASGGSAEVVIGDVVINLATHSVSHGGNPVRLSRREFSLLRALAERPGHILSREQLEDKLYSWGESVASNTVDVHIHNLRKKISSDFIHTIRGVGYKLGPSR
- a CDS encoding thermostable hemolysin — protein: MAVDVRSQYALQPRSGEFAGYLNTFGSEPVVSERFGTNGEVSPDSQDSEASSPLAFQFSGTGAAGRAAVESCIAGQFQQVYGAQLRHYMPWLLSYGKGQRIHGVLGMRRAGSEPLFLEQYLDEPVESLLESRAGVPVNREDIVEIGNLVATARGGSRLLFLMLAELFAAADLTWAIFTATPEVQHLLQKLTDDQLVLCRADGARLGAELADWGTYYNTRPAVVAVNVRAERERRLERPLISELLEVCRPQAAAFARQLVEASV
- a CDS encoding alpha-amylase family glycosyl hydrolase — its product is MRKMFGLSAVMSAAALALAACSDSESQGPADQARAVSSPEVAESALTQVNNFSADPFWNNATIYFMLPDRFYNGNPDNDLSYGRKNDAAHMRGFLGGDLRGVIQKLEEGYFTDLGVDAIWMSPIIENVHGYDEGDKRTYAFHGYWPKDWTNVDANFGSEAELAELIEKAHNKGVRILMDVIINHTGPVTSEDPLWPADWVRTNPQCDWSSFAQNVQCALTNNLPDILTESETPVELPPQLVEKWRGEGRLDQEQAELDAFFARTGYPRAPKYYIVKWLTDWVREYGVDGFRVDTVKHTEPEIWAVLKKEASVALAEWKAANTDKKLDDREFFMVGEVYHFGVDNFANSDGRFYDYGDRKVDFFNYGFDSLINMGFASHAAKDMESIFSTYSGILHGGALEGVSVLNYLGSHDDQGSYDRERKQVKSAALKLMLAPGAAQIYYGDEIARPMIDEQAYGDASMRVPMDWSSLQNANTSDILAHWQKLGRFRQSHLAVGAGVHQQISAAPYVFSRTLDNDRVMVAVDMPAGEKVVKAADVFAEGALVKDYYSGVEARVENGVLTFDTEFDVLLLGAPEQTELSANQ
- a CDS encoding TenA family transcriptional regulator, coding for MNFFDQLQRETESERQQLLSLPVIQRGARGEITLEEYVGFLSQAYHHVKHTVPLMMACGSRLTERQEWLRVALAEYIEEEIGHQEWILNDIAACGADAEAVRRSKPNFSTELMVAYAYDTIARGNPLGFFGMVNVLEGTSIQLADMAAGAIQKSLNLPSKAFSYLSSHGALDVGHVAFFQGLMNKIENPEDQQAIVHSARAIYRLYAGIFREVAANCALAEVA